The stretch of DNA GCGTGATGCCATGCGCGGCGGTCAGCACATTGATCGACATCAGCCCCGGCACGACTTGCACGCTCACATCGGGCAGGCGCCGGGCAATGCGCAGGGAACTGTCGTAAAGCGCCGGATCGCCCCAGACGAGCAGCGCCACGCGGCCATCCGTGAGGTGATCGGCAATGGTCCGCTGCCAGACCTTGGCTATGGCATCATGCCAGTCATCCACGCGCCGCAGATAATCCGGCTGTGCCGGATCGCGCACCGGCAGATCGAACTCCGCGATACGCGTGGCCGAGTTGGTCAGAACATCCTCGCAGATGGCCCGGCGCAGATCGGCCAGATCGGCCTTGTCGGCGCCTTTGCGGGGGATCAGGATCAGGTCGGCGCGGTTGATGGCCTTCACCGCCGCCAGCGTCAGTTGATCCGGCCCGCCCGTGCCGATGCCGATCAGAACCAGCTCGATCATGCGCTGGCCTGCGCAATCATATGGAAGAAGCTGCCCGTGGCATGGCCCCGGCGCGACCCGGTTTCGGGCACTGCCGCGCCATTGGCATCCACCACATGGGCCAGCGGGTCATCGGGCTGGGCGAGGATGGTGGCGTAATGGAACTCATGCCCACGCAGCCTTGCGCCCGCCGCGTAACCGGGGATCGGCGCCTCCAGCGTGGCGAGGCGATAGCCCAGATGCATCCGCCTTTTGGCAAAGGAGGTTTCCAGCCCCAGCAGCCCGGCCATGCGATGCTCCACCCCCTGAGCATCGACCAGCACTTGCCCTATCGCCATATAGCCGCCGCACTCGCCATGCACCGGGCGGGTTAGCGCAAAGGCTTGCAGTCCAGAGCGAAACCGCTCCGCCGCTGCCAGCTTGCCGGCATGGAGTTCGGGATAGCCACCGGGCAGCCAGCAGACATCGGCACTGTCATCGGGCGCTTCATCGGCCAGAGGCGAGAAGGGCAAAATCTGCGCCCCCGCCGTCCGCCATCCCGCCAGCAGATGCGGATAGACGAAGGAAAAGGCGCTGTCCCACGCCAGCGCCACCCGCTGCCCAGGCGGGGGCACGCCGAGGACTTCACCCGAGGCAAAACCGCCCGAGGCCAGAGCGCGCAGTCGGTCAAGATCGACATGCTCGCCGACAAAACCGCCCAGCGCCGCCAGCGTGGCCTCCAGCCCTTCATGCTCTTCGGCCTGCACCAGCCCCAGATGGCGCTCGGGCAGGGTGAGGTCGGTGCGGCGGGGCAGGGCGCCCAGCACCTCGATCCCCACCTGCGCCATGCCATTGCGGATCAGCGCCTCATGCCGGGGGCTGGCCACCTTGTTGAGGATAACGCCCGCCAGACGAACATCCTGCGCCATCCGCGCAAAGCCCAGAGCCACCGCCGCCGCCGATTGCGCCTGCCCCGACACATCGAGCACCAGCACCACCGGCCATCCGGCACGCGCCGCGATCTCCGCGCTGGCGCCATTCCCGGTCTCTCCGGCGACGGCCACGCCATCGAACAGCCCCATCGACCCCTCGGCCAGCACCAGATCGGCGCCCTGCGCCACAGCGGCGAGGCCTGCCATGCGCTTCTCGCTCATCGCCCAACTGTCGAGGTTGAAGGAAGGCCGCCCGGCGGCGGCGGCATGAAACGCCGGGTCGATGTAATCCGGCCCGTTCTTGAAGGGCTGCACAACCAGTCCCCGCGCGCGAAACGCGGCGAGCAACCCCAGCGTCACCATGGTCTTGCCCGCGCCCGAAGCCGGGGCGGAGACGATCAGGCCCGGCGCCATCAGCGGTCTTCCGGCCAGCGCCATCAGCGCTCGTCCGGAAAGCGGGGCGAGGTGCCCATCGGGCGATAGCGCCGGTCGTAGTCCTTGGCGTAAAGCTGGCTTTCGGCGAAATCCTCATGCCCGATGGCACGGCCAACGAGGATCAGCGCGGTGCGCTCCATGCTGCCGTCCACCGCGCTTTCCAGCGTCGCGAGCGTGGCCCGCACGATCCGCTGATCGGGCCAACTGGCGCGCCAGACCACCGCGACGGGGCAGTCGGCACCGTAATGCGGGGTGAGTTCGGCCACCACCTTGTCCAGCAGATGGATCGAGAGATGGAGCGCCAATGTCGCGCCAGTCGCCCCGAAAGCGGCCAGGGTCTCGCCCTGGGGCATTTGCGTGGCGCGGCCCTGCGTGCGGGTCAGCACCACGGATTGCGCGACGCCGGGCAGGGTCAGTTCCGCCTCGATGGCGGCGGCAGCGGCGGAGAAGGCGGGCACACCGGGCGTCACATCATAGGGCACACCCATGACGCGCAGCCGGCGCATCTGCTCGCCCATGGCCGACCAGACCGAGAGGTCGCCGGAATGCAGCCGCGCCACATCATGGCCCTGCGCATGGGCAGCGGCGATTTCCTCCATGATCTGGTCGAGCGAGAGCGGCGCGGTGTTGATGATCCGCGCGCCGGGCGGGCAATGCGCCAGCACGCCCTCCGGCACCAGCGATCCGGCATAGAGGCAGACCGGGCATTCGGAGATGAGCCTTGCGGCGCGCAGGGTCAGCAGGTCGGGCGCGCCGGGGCCGGCGCCGATAAAATGGACGGTCATGATGGGATCCGGATAGCGATGGCGGCGCTGGCCGATCCATCGGTGGAGATCTGGCGGGATGCCGCGATCCGGGCGTCAGCGCCGATGGCGACCAGAGCGAGAGCCTCGGCCACCGAGCCGGTGGCGAAACGGGCAAGGATGCGCGGCGATCGGGTTGGCGTGGCGATGCCTGAAAGGGCTTCGCGCGGCAGGGCTATCAGAGGCAGACCCTTGTCGCGCGACAGGGTTTGCAGGGCCGGCAATGCGGCCCGTTCCTGCAGCGCGGCCAGCGCATCGATGGGATGCTGCTCGGCAACCAGCCGCAACGCCTCATGCAGTGCCTCGGGGGAAACATCGGCGCGGCAGCCCAGCCCGGCGACACAGAGCGGAGCGCTCATCGCACCACGCTCCATTGCACGACGGGTCGGGCGGGCTGCCAGCCGCGCATCGACCCCAGAGGCGCGGCCTGCGCCAGCTCTATCCTCAGCAGATCGCCGCCATGGCGGGCATGGGCATGGAGAAGCAAGGCCTCGGTTTCCAGCGTGACGCCATGCATCACCAGCCGAACTCCCGGCGCCAGCATGGCCCAGAGGCGGGTCAGCAGCCCCTCATCCGCGCCACCTCCGACAAAGACGGCGGCTGGCATCGGCAGATCAGGCAGATCGGCATGGTCATGCTCGATCACCGTCAGGCGATGGCCGAGGCCGAAGCTTTGCCCATTTTGACGGATGTTGGCGGCGCGGTCGGGCTTGCGCTCCACCGCCACGGCCCGCCCGCCGGCCAGACACCATTCCACGCTGATCGAGCCCGAGCCCGCCCCCAGATCCCACAGCATCTCCCCCGCACGCGGCGCCAGCGCCGACAGCGCCAGAGCGCGCATCGGCCTTTTACTGATCTGGCCATCATGCGCGAAGAGATCGTCAGCCAGCCCGCTGGCGCGCGGCAGACCCGCAGGGCCGTTAAAGGCAATGGCTATGGCCACAGGTGCTTCCACATCGTCGAAAGCAATATCCCGAGCGGGCGCGGATCGGATGCGCTCCCGCTCTCCACCCAGAGCTTCCAGAATATGGCACAGGCTGGCGCCAAACCCGCGCTCGCTCAACCATGCCGCCAAGGAGCCTACCGAAGCCCCATCGCGCAACAGGCAGATCGCGCGCGCGCCGTGGCTCATCACCGGCACCAGCCTCTCGAAAGGGGCGGCATGCAGGCCGAGGCAGGCGGTGTCCTCAAGGCTCCAGCCAAGCCGGGCCGCAGCCCAACCGAAGGTTGAGGGAGCGGGAAAGGCGCGCCACTCAGCCGTCGGCAGATGCCGCGTGATGCTCGCCCCACCGCCAAACCAGAAAGGATCGCCCGAGACCAGCATGGCGACGTGCCGCCCCTTCAGCGCCAGCACCGGATCGACGCTGAAGGGCACCGGCCAGATATGCGCGCGCGGATCACCCTCCAGCCCGGCCAGAGCCAGATGACGCGGCGCGCCGAAAATATGTGTGGCCTCGGCAAGCGCCAGACGGCTTGCGGGGGGGAGGGCCTCTGCCCTATCCTCGCCGATACCGATGATCGACAGCCAAGCCTTTTCCGTCACAGCCTCAACCATGCCACGCGTCCTGCTGTTGGGCGGCACCAGCGAGGCCAGCGCAATGGCGCGGGCTTTGGCCGGGGCAGGGGTGGAGGCGGTCTTCTCCTACGCCGGGCGCACGGCGAGCCCCATCGCTCAGCCCCTGCCGGTGAGGATCGGTGGTTTCGGCGGCGTGGAGGGGCTGGCGGATTATCTGCGGGAGCAGGCGATCACCCATCTGGTGGATGCGACCCATCCCTTCGCTGCGCAGATCAGTGCCAATGCTGTGGCCGCCTGCGCTCAAACGAGCACGGCGCTGATGGCGCTGGAACGCGAAGCCTGGGCGCCGCAAGACGGTGACGACTGGCGTATCGTGCCCGATCTGGAGGCTGCCGTTGCCGCCCTCCCATCCGATCCGGCGCGGGTGTTTCTGGCCATCGGTCGGCAGAATCTGGAGGCCTTTGCGGGGCTGCCTCATCACTATCTGCTGCGCTTTGTCGATCCCGCGCCTCAGCCCCTGTCGGGCGCCAGCGTGGTGGTGGATCGCGGCCCCTTCACCGTGGCGGGCGATCTGGCGTTGATGCAGGCCCATGGCATCACCCATGTCGTCGCCAAGAACGCCGGGGGCAGCGGTGCCGCCGCCAAGCTGGAAGCCGCGCGCCGGTTGCGCCTGCCGGTGATCCTGATCGAGCGGCCCTTTGTGCCCGCTCGCCCGGTCTGCCGCAGTGTGGAGGCGGTGATGTGCTGGCTTCATGCAGGGGCTCCGGCGGAGCGCGGCGTGTAGACCCAGCGCCCCACCTGCCGTGTGGCGCTGTTGCCCACGATGACCACGGTGCGCATGTCGGCCATCTCGGGCGTGGCCTGCTCCAGCGTGACGGTGCGGATCGCCTGCTGCGGCGTCGAAACAGCGCGGGCGAAGAGGATGAGACGCGTGGGCTCGCATTCCTCGCGCAGGATCTCCAGCACGCGGGCGAATTGATGCGGGCGGCTGGCGCTGCGCGGATTGTAGAAGCCCATGGCGAAATCGCCGCGCGCCGCCATGCGCAGGCGATGCTCGATCAGCGCGAAGGGCTTCAGATTGTCTGACAGATTGATCGCGCAGAAATCGTGCCCCAGCGGAGCCCCGGCCGCCGCCGCCGCCGCCAGCATCGCGGTGATGCCGGGCAGGATGGCGATGGGCAGATCGAGATGCTGTGGCGCGGCCTCCAGCGCCTCGAACAGCGCCGAGGCCATGGCGAAGACGCCGGGATCGCCTGAGGAGACGATCACCGCATGCCGCCCCTCTGCCGCCAGTTCCAAAGCATGGGCGGCGCGGACCAACTCCTCGCGATTGTCGCTGGGGTGGAGGGTGAGGCCCTCACGCGGGGCAATCCGCGTCACATAGGGGGTGTAGCCCAGAATATCGGTAGCGCGGGCGAGAGCTTCGGTTACCTCGGGTGTAACCATCGCCTCATGGCCGGGGCCAAGGCCCACGACAGTTAACGAGCCGGTCATGATGCAGCCATGGGGCGGCGCCCCTGCCCATGCACCAGCACGATGGCGAAGTAAGGGCAATCGTCGATTTCGGTCTCTGCCAGGCGGGCCACGCGCTGGCCCGGCATGGTGCCGCGCTCAACCAGCCATGCCTCATCCAGCCGTCCCGCCGCCGCCAGAGCGCGGCGCACCTTGGGCAGATTACGCCCGGTCTTCATGATGGCCAGCGCATGGGCCTTGCGCATATGGGCGATCAGATCCGCTTCGGGCAGCGTGCCCATCAGCACGCTCAGCACATCGTCGCCCCAGGTGATCGGCACGCCGGTGGCATGCCAGCAGCCGGTCATGCCGGTGATGCCGGGGACGACCTCGACCTCGCACAGGCCCTGAAGGCGGGTGTGCAAATGCATGAAAGATCCGTAGAAAAATGGATCTCCCTCGCACAGCACGATCACCTCATTCTGCTGCGCCAGATCGGCCAGACGCTTTGTCCAGTCATCGTAAAAACCGGCAAGCAGGCTGTTGTAATCGGCGCTGTCGAAAGCGATTTCGGTGGTGACGGGATATTCCATCGCATGTTCCACCACATCGGCGCGCAGCATATCGGCCACGATGCGCCTTGCCTGCCCGCTGCGACCGGCCTTGCGGAAATAGGCGACATGCGCCGCGCCGCGCACCAGCCGGTCGGCCTTGACGCTCATCAGATCGGGATCGCCGGGGCCCAGCCCCACGCAGATGATCCGGCCCATCATTCCGCCCTGCTGGCCAGAGCATTGACCGCCGCGACCGTGATCGCCGAGCCGCCCAGCCGTCCGCGCACCACCATGGCGGGGCAGGGGGCGGCCTCCATCAGCGCTTCCTTCGATTCCATCGCGCCGACAAAGCCCACCGGGCAGCCGATGATTGCGGCGGGACGGGGCGTTGCCGGGTCTTCCAGCATGTTCAGCAGATGGAACAGGGCCGTGGGCGCATTGCCGATCGCCACCACGGCGCCGGCCAGATGCGGGCGCCACAGCTCCAGCGCGGCGGCGGAGCGGGTGTTGCCCATGGTGCGGGCCATGTCGGGCACCTGCGGGTCATGCAGGGTGCAGATCACCGGATTGTCGGCAGGCAGCCGGGTGCGGGTGATCCCCTCCGAGACCATGCGCGCATCGCACAGGATCGGCGCGCCTGCCTCCAGAGCGGCGCGCGCTGCCTCGGCCATGCCTTGGGTGAAGGCGACATGCGCCTCCAGCCCGACCAGACCGGCGGCATGGATCATGCGCACGACCACCGGCTCCTGAGCCGGGGTGAAGCGGGCCAGATCGGCCTCGGCGCGGATCGTGGCGAAGGATTGCCGGTAGATGGCGGCGCCATCCATTTCATAGGTGTAGGGCATCAGCTCCGGGTCATCAGCAAGGTTGGATCGGCCAGCAGTTGCGCGGGCGTGAACGGGGTGTCAGGTGTATCTTTGGCGGTGCATCCATATCCCAGCGCGAAATCCCGCCCCCGCGCCACCAGCGTGATATCGGCGGCGGAGGGATGAGCGCAACCCTTGGCGCAGCCCGAGACATGCAGCATGGCGCCCTCTGGCACAGACGGCGCAAGTTGGCGAGCCAGATCGCGCACTGGCGCCAGCGCCTGAGCGCAGCCCGGTGCTCCGTTGCAGGCGGTAACGCGCAGCAGCGGGTCGGCGGGAGTGGTGATGAGGCCGGGCAGGTCAGGCATGGTGTTCAACCCTTCCAGCAGCAGCATCCGCCATGGAGTAAGCCGCAAGGGCGCCAGATCGGCGAGGGCCGAGAGCGTCCGGCTGTCGGTCTGGCCGAAGGGCAAGGCGACCAACGCGCCTGCCGGGGTGAGGCCGGGGTGAGGGGCTTCATCCGTCACGTATGGAGCGGTCAGGGTGAAATGGGGCGGCAGGGACGCGCCCCGCGCCAGAAGGTCACGCATGCGCCCGCGTCCATCCCGCGCGCCGCCTGTTTCCAGAAACCAGCGGGCCAGATGGAGCGCCTCGGTTACGGCGCTGTGCCGGGTGGTGGCGGCGGCCAGCGTGGCGCCATCGGCCTGCAGCAGGTAGCGATCGCCTGCCTTCTCGATCCTGATATCGGCGGAGGCTTGGCGCAGCACTGCGGTTTCGCCGCTATCCAGCGCAAAGCCGAATTTTCCGGGGAGTGCCAGATCGCTGGTGGCCAGAGCCTGCATCAGCTCGGCGGCCAGATCCTGCGTGCCATCGCCCTGCTGCCAGAAGGGCGTGACGAGAATGTTGCGCCGTCCCTCAATGGCCTCATCCCCATCGATCAGCTCCAGCGTCGCCAGTTTCGTCAGCACAGCGGCATGGTCACGGATGCCGCGCAGTTGGAGGTTGGCGCGGGCGGACAGATCGATCAGGCCATTGCCATAGCGCGAGGCCAGATCCGCCAATCCGCGCGCCTGATCCTGCGTCAGGCGGCCGCCATATGCGCGCACCCTCACCACCAGCCCATCGCCCGAGAGCATGGGGCGCAAGGCTCCGGGGCACCAGCCCTTGACCAGACGATCATACGGCGCGTTCATGGCCGATCCGCCAGTTGAGCGGCGATGGAGTTGCGCCGCGTGGTCCACAGCCCTGCCTCTGCCAGAGCGGCAAAGCGGACTCTCAACTGTTCCAGTGCGGCGGGATTGGCGTCATCCATAAAGGCAACGATGTCGCTCTGACCCAGCGTGGCATCGAAACACAGGTCGAAGAGATGCGCGGGCACCTGCCCGGTCAATTGCGCGAAGGCGGCCAGATTGTCGATGGTGGCGGTGATCTCGGCGGCGCCGCGAAAGCCGTGGCGCATCATGCCCTGCGCCCAGCGCGGATTGCTGGCACGCGCGCGCACCACGCGGGCGATTTCCTCGGCCAAAGTGCGCGCGCGCGGGGTTTCGGGGCGTGTCGCGTCCAGATGATAGAGCGCTGGCGCCGGACGGCCCAAAGCCTTCATCGCGGCGGCAAAGCCTCCCTCATGCGCGGCATAGTCACGCGCCAGCAGCAGGTCGGTTTCGGGTAGATCCTGCACATGGGCAAAGGCATCTGCCCCGGCCAGACGGGCCTCCAGCGCGGGGCGGTTATGGGCGATGGCGCCTTGCGCATCGAGCGCCCATGCCGAGGCGGCCAGCCATGCTTCCCCCGCGGCGTGACGGGCTTCCTCGCCCAGATGCTCTGCCGGGTCTTCCATGGAGAGGCCATAGAGGCCCGGCCTGGGTCCGAAGACGCGCGGGGTGCGGGTGAGGTACGGGTTCTCGCCGGGCTCCTCATGGTCGCGCTCGGCCAGAGCAGCAGCGGCGGCCTCAAACAATTGGGCCAGACCCGGAAAGACATCGCGAAACAGGCCCGAGACGCGCAAGGTCACATCGATGCGCGGGCGGTTCAGCAGGACGGGCGGCAGGATCTCGAAGCCGCAGACCCGCTCGCTGTCGGCATCCCAGCGCGGGGCGAGGCCCGCCAGATGCAGCGCCATGGCAAATTCCTCGCCCGCCGTGCGCATTGTGGCCGATCCCCACAGATCCACCACCAGACCGGTCGGCCAGTCGCCATGGTCCTGAATATGGCGGCGCAGTAGTTCCTCGGCCAGCTTCACGCCCTGGGCATGAGCCATGCGGCTGGGTACGGCGCGCGGATCGACGCTGAACAGGTTGCGCCCGGTCGGCAGCACATCGCTCCGCCCCCTCGCCGGTGAGCCGGAGGGACCGGGGGGCACGCGCCGCCCATCCAGCGCGGTGAGCAGGCCTTCGGTTTCGCCGGGGGCGGTGCCATAGATATGGAGCCCGTCGCCGAACTGGCTTTCCTTGATGTCGCAGACGAAGCGGTCGATCCGCACCATGGCCTCTGCGGCGCTGGCGTCCTGCGGCAGACCGAGGTCTTGGGTGACGCCGCTGGCCTGCGCTTCATCGCGGATCTGAGTGATCAGCCGGTCGCGGCGGGCGGGATCAAGCCCTTCGGCGGTCGAATATTCGTCGAGCAGGCGTTCGAGGCGCAGCAGGCCTTCGGGCACTGCGCTGGCCACCATCGCTGGGGGGATATGGCCCAGCGTCAGCGCGCCGATGCGGCGTTTGGCTTGGGCAGCCTCGCCCGGATCGTTCACGATAAAGGGATAGATCACCGGCAGCGGGCCGATCAGCGCTTCGGGCCAGCAGCGCTCCGACAGGGCGACGGCCTTGCCGGGCAGCCACTCAAGCGTGCCATGCGCGCCAATATGGACCAGCGCATGCACGCCCTGAGCGCGCAGCCACAGATAAAATGCGACATAGCCATGGCGCGGGATGCGCGAGACATCGTGATAGTCGTCATCGCGCCGGGCCGCATCGCCGCGTTCGGGTTGCAGGGCGATGAAGGCATGGCCGCGCGCCACGGCGGCGAAGTGGAAAGCGCCCTCGGCAAAGGCGGGGTCGTTTTCGGGCTGGTCCCATGCCTGCTCCAGATCCGCGCGCAGGCTGTCGGGCAGGGCGGACAGCGCCTCCCGATAGGCCGAGAGCGGCCAGGCGATGGTATGGCCTTGCAATGCGGCGGCGAGTGGTTCGGCTGTGGTGTGGTATCCGGCCGCGGCCAGCGTTGCCAGCATCGCTTCGGCGCTGGCCAAGGCATCCAGACCCACGGCATGCGCCATCTGGTCGGCCCGGCCCGGATAGGTGGAGAGGATCAGCGCCACCCGCCGATCCCGCGCCGGGGTGACGGCCAGAGCATGCCATGCGCCCACCTTGTCAGCGATGGCCTCGATCCGTTCGGGATGGGGGCGGTGCAGCGTGCGGGCGCATTGCAGATCGGGATCGACCACCTCCGCCGTCTTGAAGCTGGCGACGCCCGCCAGCAGCCGTCCGTCAACCTCGGGCAGGACGACATGCATGGCCAGATCGGCTGGAGACAAGCCACGTTCGGCACCAGCCCAAGCCGTTTCATCGGCGGTGGAGAGCGCCACTTGAAACACCGGGCATCCAGGCCCGTCGAGTGGCGAGGCACCGTTGTCGTCACGCCCGGAAAAGGCGGTGGCATTGACGATGGCGGCGGGTGTGTGGTGGCTGAACGTGGTCCTGATCCATGCCGGAGCGCCCGGAGCCTTCAACGAGGGCGCGAACAACCCCGCCGCGCGAAAGCCGCGTTTGGTCAGCGCCGTGATCAGGGCATCGATGGGCCCTGTGTCGCCGCTGGTGAGATAGGCACGATAGAAGCTGACGACCACCAGCGGGGCCTCGCCCGCGATGGGCGCATCGACCACGCCAAAACCGGGCTGATACCAGCCGCAGTCTGGAATGGTGGTGGCGCCTTCCGGCGTTGGTGCGGGCAGGCCGGCGGCGCGTGCCAGTTCGGCCAGCGCTGCCTGAGCCGCCATGGCGCCGCCTGTGTCGCACAGATCGGCAAGCTGGCGCAGCACTGTTGGGGGCAGGGTGGAGGCCGCCTCCAGCGCGGGGTCGGGGCGCCCGTCAGCAGGCAGCACGGCAAGGGCAAGCCCCTCGCGCCGTGCCAGATCGCTCAGTTGCGCGAGGCCATAGGGCCAGTAGCCCGCGCCGCCGATCAACCGCACCAGCACCGCCTTGGCGCCCGAGACAGTGCGCTCGATATAGGTATCGACGGAGAGCGGATGTTTCAGCGCTGCCAGATTGGCCAGACGCAGTTCAGGCAAATGATCGCGCCCCGCATGCCATCCGGCCGCGAAAGCCCCCAGATCGCTGTCCGAAAAGGACAGGACGATCAGCGGCGCGGGGCTCTGGCCGAGGTCGGTCGCGACCTCGGTTTCCTCCAGCCCACGGCTCTCGCGGAAGATGACATGCATCGCGGAAGGGTTACGCCGGGGCCAGAACTGTGTCCAGCACCGCGCGGACGGCGGCGGTGTCGAGGTGATCGTGCTCGGCGATGACCACCAGTTGCGTCACGCGCGGGCGCTGGCCCCAGGGCTGGTCGTACTGATGACGCACACGCTCGCCCACCGCCTGAAGCAGCAGGCGCATCGGCTTGCCCTGCACCGCCACGAAGCCCTTTACGCGCAGGATGGACTGCTCGCGCGCCAGACGCTGCACGGCGGCGAC from Novosphingobium sp. encodes:
- the cobN gene encoding cobaltochelatase subunit CobN, with translation MHVIFRESRGLEETEVATDLGQSPAPLIVLSFSDSDLGAFAAGWHAGRDHLPELRLANLAALKHPLSVDTYIERTVSGAKAVLVRLIGGAGYWPYGLAQLSDLARREGLALAVLPADGRPDPALEAASTLPPTVLRQLADLCDTGGAMAAQAALAELARAAGLPAPTPEGATTIPDCGWYQPGFGVVDAPIAGEAPLVVVSFYRAYLTSGDTGPIDALITALTKRGFRAAGLFAPSLKAPGAPAWIRTTFSHHTPAAIVNATAFSGRDDNGASPLDGPGCPVFQVALSTADETAWAGAERGLSPADLAMHVVLPEVDGRLLAGVASFKTAEVVDPDLQCARTLHRPHPERIEAIADKVGAWHALAVTPARDRRVALILSTYPGRADQMAHAVGLDALASAEAMLATLAAAGYHTTAEPLAAALQGHTIAWPLSAYREALSALPDSLRADLEQAWDQPENDPAFAEGAFHFAAVARGHAFIALQPERGDAARRDDDYHDVSRIPRHGYVAFYLWLRAQGVHALVHIGAHGTLEWLPGKAVALSERCWPEALIGPLPVIYPFIVNDPGEAAQAKRRIGALTLGHIPPAMVASAVPEGLLRLERLLDEYSTAEGLDPARRDRLITQIRDEAQASGVTQDLGLPQDASAAEAMVRIDRFVCDIKESQFGDGLHIYGTAPGETEGLLTALDGRRVPPGPSGSPARGRSDVLPTGRNLFSVDPRAVPSRMAHAQGVKLAEELLRRHIQDHGDWPTGLVVDLWGSATMRTAGEEFAMALHLAGLAPRWDADSERVCGFEILPPVLLNRPRIDVTLRVSGLFRDVFPGLAQLFEAAAAALAERDHEEPGENPYLTRTPRVFGPRPGLYGLSMEDPAEHLGEEARHAAGEAWLAASAWALDAQGAIAHNRPALEARLAGADAFAHVQDLPETDLLLARDYAAHEGGFAAAMKALGRPAPALYHLDATRPETPRARTLAEEIARVVRARASNPRWAQGMMRHGFRGAAEITATIDNLAAFAQLTGQVPAHLFDLCFDATLGQSDIVAFMDDANPAALEQLRVRFAALAEAGLWTTRRNSIAAQLADRP